The Mercurialis annua linkage group LG8, ddMerAnnu1.2, whole genome shotgun sequence genome window below encodes:
- the LOC126660724 gene encoding chlorophyll a-b binding protein 6, chloroplastic: MAANTLMSCGIATAFPSLLSSSKSKFASSVPLPYVNGSSRITMSAEWMPGQPRPPYLDGSAPGDFGFDPLGLGAVPENLERFKESELIHCRWAMLAVPGILLPEALGLGNWVKAQEWAAIPGGQATYLGQPVPWGTLPTILVIEFIAIAFVEHQRSMEKDPEKKKYPGGAFDPLGFSRDPAKFQEYKLKEIKNGRLALLAFVGFCVQQSAYPGTGPLENLATHLADPWHKNIGDIVIPPSF; encoded by the exons ATGGCGGCTAACACATTGATGAGCTGTGGCATTGCCACTGCTTTTCcttctcttctttcttcttccaAGTCAAAATTTGCTTCTTCTGTTCCTCTTCCTTATGTTAATGGCTCATCTCGGATTACCATGTCTGCGGAATGGATGCCCGGCCAGCCCCGTCCTCCTTATCTCGACGGTTCTGCTCCCGG cGACTTTGGATTCGACCCTTTGGGACTAGGAGCAGTTCCAGAGAACCTTGAAAGATTTAAAGAGTCTGAGCTCATTCACTGCAGATGGGCTATGCTTGCTGTT CCTGGGATCCTATTGCCAGAGGCCTTAGGATTGGGGAACTGGGTGAAGGCACAAGAATGGGCAGCAATTCCCGGTGGACAAGCAACATATTTAGGGCAACCAGTTCCATGGGGAACACTTCCTACAATTTTAGTAATTGAATTCATAGCGATTGCCTTCGTCGAGCACCAACGAAGCATGGAGAAAGACCCCGAAAAGAAGAAATACCCTGGTGGTGCTTTTGATCCCTTGGGCTTCTCCAGGGACCCTGCTAAATTCCAAGAGTACAAGCTCAAAGAAATCAAGAACG GTCGGCTGGCATTGTTAGCATTCGTAGGATTCTGTGTGCAACAATCGGCATACCCAGGAACCGGACCTTTGGAGAACTTGGCAACTCACTTGGCAGACCCATGGCACAAAAACATTGGGGACATTGTCATTCCTCCATCATTTTAA
- the LOC126660133 gene encoding uncharacterized protein LOC126660133, which yields MATLAVASTSAAVTASFHAKPATCFFRRTPETPTKKKEVRVIGNLSYFGETVRKDFDFIKKGMSKGVDWANDAFKLPQVFKTLDDFIWLKNLEDPNHSNAPLQPQSWPETSYPGLTGIDLMMADLKALEAYASYFYYRSKMWSKPLPEVYDPEDVANYFSCRPHVVALRLLEVFSAFASATIKIRTYGMTNFMQPDSNADANENISQYNFGLVLKETMLNLGPTFIKVGQSLSTRPDIIGTEISKALSELHDQIPSFSRTTAMKIIEEEFGSPVESIFSYISEEPVAAASFGQVYRANTLDGCDVAVKVQRPNLRHVVVRDIYILRLGLGLLQKIAKRKSDLRLYADELGKGLVGELDYTLEAANASKFLNVHSSFQFMYIPKVYNHLTRKRVLTLEWVVGESSTDLLSLSAGNASDHGSSYSNRQKTEAKRRLLDLVSKGVEASLVQLLETGLLHADPHPGNMRYTSSGKLGFLDFGLLCQMEKKHQFAMLASIVHIVNGDWESLVRSLTEMDIVKPGTNIRRVTMELEESLGEVEFTNGIPDVKFSRVLSKIWSVALKYHFRMPPYYTLVLRSLASLEGLAVTADPNFKTFEAAYPYVVRKLLTENSAETRSILHSVVLNKRKEFRWDRLALFLKVGSTRKVLSRAAAPKSGSSLDYLTKRSSGGTVDVARLVLLLSSRDGVVLRKLLMTADGASLVRAMVSKEASVFRKQICKVIADVLYQWMVQTLRLERIIKYSSQVRLTSESDKQELSPSSRVSIYQSIFQDRRLKVIFSRILNSARKDTVLMLKFCRTSVAMFVAASALACHQVMVSFCEVYIAPLSLAPNRVVVSA from the exons ATGGCTACACTAGCCGTAGCTTCTACATCTGCTGCTGTTACGGCGTCGTTTCACGCAAAGCCGGCCACCTGTTTTTTCCGGAGAACACCGGAGACGCCGACGAAGAAAAAAGAAGTTCGGGTGATCGGAAACTTGAGTTACTTCGGAGAAACTGTGCGGAaggattttgattttataaagaaAGGAATGAGTAAAGGAGTTGATTGGGCTAATGACGCGTTTAAACTTCCGCAAGTGTTTAAAACCCTAGATGATTTTATTTGGTTGAAGAATCTTGAAGACCCTAATCATTCTAATGCTCCTTTGCAACCTCAGTCTTGGCCTGAAACTTCTTATCCAG GACTTACTGGAATTGATTTAATGATGGCCGATCTTAAAGCATTGGAGGCATATGCTAGTTACTTCTACTATCGATCTAAAATGTGGTCCAAGCCGCTTCCTGAAGTTTATGATCCCGAAGATGTTGCTAACTATTTCAGTTGCAGGCCTCATGTGGTTGCTCTTCGACTTCTTGAG GTATTTTCAGCGTTCGCTTCTGCCACAATCAAAATTCGAACCTATGGGATGACAAATTTCATGCAACCAGATTCGAATGCGGATGCAAATGAGAACATCTCACAATACAATTTTGGCCTTGTGTTAAAAGAAACAATGCTAAACTTGGGTCCTACATTCATCAAAG TTGGTCAGTCTCTTTCCACAAGACCAGATATAATTGGTACTGAAATTTCCAAG GCACTCTCTGAGCTACATGACCAAATCCCTTCTTTTTCTAGGACCACGGCAATGAAAATCATTGAGGAAGAATTCGGTTCTCCTGTTGAATCCATTTTTAGCTACATCTCTGAGGAACCTGTAGCTGCAGCATCATTTGGTCAG GTGTACCGTGCAAATACTCTTGATGGATGTGATGTAGCCGTTAAAGTTCAGCGTCCTAATCTGCGCCATGTGGTAGTTAGAGATATTTATATTCTCCGCCTTGGG ctAGGGCTACTGCAGAAGATAGCAAAGAGAAAAAGTGACCTTCGGCTCTATGCCGATGAGCTTGGGAAAGGTTTAGTTGGGGAACTGGATTACACTCTAGAGGCTGCCAATGCCTCCAAATTTCTG AATGTTCATTCATCCTTTCAATTTATGTACATTCCAAAAGTATATAATCATTTAACTCGAAAGAGAGTTTTGACTCTGGAGTGGGTGGTTGGTGAGAGTTCAACTGATTTACTCTCTTTATCTGCTGGTAATGCTAGTGATCATGGTTCTTCATATTCAAATCGGCAGAAAACTGAAGCAAAAAGGCGACTGCTTGATCTG GTTAGCAAAGGAGTGGAAGCATCGCTGGTTCAGCTCCTAGAAACAGGCTTGTTGCATGCGGATCCACATCCAGGAAACATGCGCTACACGTCATCTGGAAAATTAGG ATTTTTGGATTTTGGTTTACTATGCCAAATGGAAAAGAAGCATCAATTTGCTATGCTTGCATCTATAGTACACATAGTAAATGGTGACTGGGAATCTCTTGTGCGTTCTCTTACGGAAATGGATATTGTTAAGCCGGGGACTAATATTCGGCGGGTTACAATG GAACTAGAAGAATCTTTGGGGGAGGTGGAATTTACAAATGGAATTCCTGATGTCAAGTTCAGCAGG GTTCTCAGCAAAATATGGTCTGTAGCCCTTAAGTATCATTTTCGCATGCCACCATACTACACTCTTGTTTTACGCTCTCTTGCATCACTGGAAG GTCTGGCAGTAACTGCGGATCCAAACTTTAAGACATTTGAAGCTGCATACCCATATGTTGTCAGAAAACTACTCACTGAAAATTCTGCTGAAACAAGGAGCATTTTGCATTCG GTGGTTTTGAACAAAAGGAAAGAATTCCGGTGGGACAGGCTTGCTCTTTTCCTAAAAGTAGGATCAACTAG GAAAGTCTTGAGCAGAGCAGCAGCACCAAAGAGTGGAAGCTCCCTTGATTATTTAACAAAGAGGTCATCTGGTGGTACTGTTGACGTTGCACGCTTAGTTTTGCTGCTTTCGTCCAGAGATGGCGTTGTTCTTAGAAAGCTTCTAATGACTGCA GACGGAGCTTCATTAGTGAGAGCAATGGTGTCTAAGGAGGCAAGCGTCTTCAGAAAACAAATTTGCAAGGTCATTGCTGACGTGTTATATCAATGGATGGTTCAAACTCTTAGATTAGAAAGAATAATTAAGTACAGTTCTCAAGTAAGATTGACAAGTGAATCCGACAAGCAAGAGCTAAGTCCATCTTCACGTGTGTCCATCTACCAATCCATCTTCCAAGATCGACGGCTGAAAGTAATCTTTTCCAGGATATTAAATTCGGCAAGGAAAGATACAGTACTGATGCTAAAATTTTGCCGGACTTCTGTAGCTATGTTTGTTGCTGCTTCAGCACTGGCTTGTCATCAAGTTATGGTCTCTTTCTGTGAAGTTTATATCGCTCCTCTTTCACTTGCTCCGAATAGAGTAGTAGTTAGTGCCTGA
- the LOC126662348 gene encoding rhomboid-like protein 19, translated as MMSSPAISAGTANLFSGFTRLCKGLAVVLVAGHIVVRLFPPSLSYLALIPAKTIPFGWNLITAGYIEQSIYGVVASILCLLIMGKLLEPVWGSKEFLKFIFLVNFLTSVCVFITAIALYYVTRQENYLYMPISGFQGVLSGFLVGMKQIIPDQELSLLRIKAKWFASLVILLAIVISFFTPESATYLPTIIFGTYMSWIYLRYLQKKPESKLRGDPNDDFAFCTFFPEFLRPVVDSIASIFHRMLCGRSESLSEDDGYTVGGAPLPGSDPIEASRRRERGARALEERLASEILLSARSSEDSKKDAAENV; from the exons ATGATGAGCTCTCCTGCAATTTCTGCA GGGACGGCCAATTTATTTAGCGGATTCACCAGATTATGCAAGGGTTTAGCTGTTGTACTCGTCGCCGGTCACATTGTTGTTCGCCTTTTTCCTCCGTCTCTATCGTATCTCGCTCTTATTCCGGCCAA gaCGATTCCTTTTGGATGGAATCTCATAACAGCTGGTTACATTGAACAATCTATATATGGG GTGGTTGCCAGCATTTTATGTCTCCTTATTATGGGGAAGCTGCTTGAACCTGTTTGGGGTTCTAAGGAGTTCTTGAAGTTCATTTTTCTAGTTAACTTTCTCACTTCTGTATGTGTTTTCATAACTGCTATTGCTTTGTACTACGTAACAAGGCAGGAAAATTACCT TTATATGCCTATCTCCGGCTTCCAAGGGGTCTTGTCAGGTTTCTTGGTTGGCATGAAGCAAATTATACCTGACCAAGAGCTATCTTTATTGAGAATAAAGGCAAAG TGGTTTGCGTCACTTGTGATCTTGCTCGCTATTGTTATAAGTTTCTTTACACCAGAGTCTGCAACATATCTTCCAACTATTATATTTGGTACATACATGAGCTGGATTTACTTGAGATACCTACAGAAGAAACCGGAATCAAAACTTAGGGGTGATCCAAATGATGATTTTGCATTCTGTACTTTCTTCCCTGAATTTCTTAG ACCAGTCGTTGATTCCATTGCATCAATATTCCATCGGATGCTTTGCGGAAGATCTGAAAGTTTATCTGAAGATGATGGTTATACCGTGGGAGGTGCTCCTCTGCCTGGCTCTGACCCCATTGAGGCATCTAGGAGGAG AGAAAGGGGAGCTAGAGCACTAGAAGAAAGATTGGCATCTGAGATATTGTTGTCTGCAAGGAGTTCAGAAGACTCGAAGAAGGATGCTGCTGAGAATGTGTGA
- the LOC126659656 gene encoding uncharacterized protein LOC126659656 has product MEMRSNPTVDNSQHHRHHATPSKQPPAAPNAVDTSSVTQRLQKELMSLMMNGGDLGVSAFPEGESIFAWIGTIEGGKGTAYEGLSYKLSLRFPMDYPFKPPQVKFETSCFHPNVDQFGNICLDILQDKWSSAYDCRTILLSIQSLLGEPNPDSPLNSYAAKLMNDKEDYKRMVHKHYYAGEVTES; this is encoded by the exons ATGGAGATGAGATCAAATCCTACGGTTGATAACTCTCAACACCATCGCCACCATGCAACTCCGTCCAAACAGCCTCCCGCCGCCCCTAACGCCGTCGATACCTCCTCCGTTACTCAAAG ATTACAAAAGGAATTAATGTCACTAATG ATGAATGGTGGAGATCTTGGAGTATCAGCATTTCCTGAAGGTGAGAGCATTTTTGCGTGGATTGGTACGATTGAGGGTGGAAAAGGGACTGCTTATGAGGGTTTATCGTATAAGCTCTCGCTGCGTTTTCCTATGGATTATCCCTTTAAACCACCACAAGTCAAATTTGAGACCAGTTGCTTTCATCCAAATGTTGATCAGTTTGGCAACATATGTCTAGACATACTACAG GATAAGTGGTCTTCAGCTTATGATTGCAGAACCATTCTTTTGTCAATTCAAAGTCTACTGGGAG AACCTAATCCAGACAGTCCTCTCAATAGCTACGCTGCAAAATTGATGAATGACAAGGAAG ATTATAAGCGGATGGTCCACAAACATTACTACGCTGGAGAAGTAACCGAGAGTTGA